From a region of the Dunckerocampus dactyliophorus isolate RoL2022-P2 chromosome 20, RoL_Ddac_1.1, whole genome shotgun sequence genome:
- the zgc:114119 gene encoding mediator of RNA polymerase II transcription subunit 30-like isoform X3, which produces MAASLPQKPGMAGMPPQQQQQQPHMPPSGALVAGQQPMPPQGALREISPVFLCRIGQETVQDIVTRTMEIFQITRATQLPNGVTQSQAMYQDRFGKLQEHLRQLALLFRKLRLLYERCVEMTADLQEGPAELVPYVGEELVNVRVEPCSPAVHQERKEVLEKVRQKNQEMKVIMDQMRNLLWDVNAMLTLRK; this is translated from the exons ATGGCAGCATCATTACCACAGAAGCCAGGCATGGCAGGGATGCCcccacagcaacagcagcagcagcctcacATGCCCCCCAGTGGCGCTTTGGTCGCAGGTCAGCAGCCAATGCCACCCCAGGGTGCCCTCAGAGAGATCTCCCCTGTGTTCCTGTGTCGGATTGGACAGGAGACCGTCCAGGACATTGTCACTCGCACCATGGAGATCTTTCAAATTACACGAGCCACGCAA CTTCCCAACGGCGTGACTCAGAGCCAAGCGATGTACCAGGATCGCTTTGGAAAACTCCAGGAACACCTGAGGCAGCTCGCCTTGCTCTTCCGCAAGCTTCGTCTCCTCTACGAACGCTGTGTGGAGATGACTGCTGACCTGCAGGAGGGGCCGGCAGAG CTTGTGCCCTATGTTGGAGAAGAGCTGGTCAACGTCAGAGTGGAGCCTTGTAGTCCTGCCGTCCACCAGGAGAGGAAAGAAGTCCTTGAG AAAGTACGTCAGAAGAACCAGGAGATGAAGGTTATCATGGATCAGATGAGGAACCTGCTGTGGGACGTGAACGCCATGTTGACCCTAAGGAAATAG
- the zgc:114119 gene encoding mediator of RNA polymerase II transcription subunit 30-like isoform X1, translated as MTDVEVLTHAFGFSYGELRVVMAASLPQKPGMAGMPPQQQQQQPHMPPSGALVAGQQPMPPQGALREISPVFLCRIGQETVQDIVTRTMEIFQITRATQLPNGVTQSQAMYQDRFGKLQEHLRQLALLFRKLRLLYERCVEMTADLQEGPAELVPYVGEELVNVRVEPCSPAVHQERKEVLEKVRQKNQEMKVIMDQMRNLLWDVNAMLTLRK; from the exons ATGACGGATGTTGAGGTACTTACACATGCTTTTGGGTTTTCTTATGGTGAGCTTCGTGTAGTGATGGCAGCATCATTACCACAGAAGCCAGGCATGGCAGGGATGCCcccacagcaacagcagcagcagcctcacATGCCCCCCAGTGGCGCTTTGGTCGCAGGTCAGCAGCCAATGCCACCCCAGGGTGCCCTCAGAGAGATCTCCCCTGTGTTCCTGTGTCGGATTGGACAGGAGACCGTCCAGGACATTGTCACTCGCACCATGGAGATCTTTCAAATTACACGAGCCACGCAA CTTCCCAACGGCGTGACTCAGAGCCAAGCGATGTACCAGGATCGCTTTGGAAAACTCCAGGAACACCTGAGGCAGCTCGCCTTGCTCTTCCGCAAGCTTCGTCTCCTCTACGAACGCTGTGTGGAGATGACTGCTGACCTGCAGGAGGGGCCGGCAGAG CTTGTGCCCTATGTTGGAGAAGAGCTGGTCAACGTCAGAGTGGAGCCTTGTAGTCCTGCCGTCCACCAGGAGAGGAAAGAAGTCCTTGAG AAAGTACGTCAGAAGAACCAGGAGATGAAGGTTATCATGGATCAGATGAGGAACCTGCTGTGGGACGTGAACGCCATGTTGACCCTAAGGAAATAG
- the zgc:114119 gene encoding mediator of RNA polymerase II transcription subunit 30-like isoform X2 has translation MRQKRFLDGSIITTEARHGRDAPTATAAAASHAPQWRFGRRSAANATPGCPQRDLPCVPVSDWTGDRPGHCHSHHGDLSNYTSHLPNGVTQSQAMYQDRFGKLQEHLRQLALLFRKLRLLYERCVEMTADLQEGPAELVPYVGEELVNVRVEPCSPAVHQERKEVLEKVRQKNQEMKVIMDQMRNLLWDVNAMLTLRK, from the exons TGATGGCAGCATCATTACCACAGAAGCCAGGCATGGCAGGGATGCCcccacagcaacagcagcagcagcctcacATGCCCCCCAGTGGCGCTTTGGTCGCAGGTCAGCAGCCAATGCCACCCCAGGGTGCCCTCAGAGAGATCTCCCCTGTGTTCCTGTGTCGGATTGGACAGGAGACCGTCCAGGACATTGTCACTCGCACCATGGAGATCTTTCAAATTACACGAGCCAC CTTCCCAACGGCGTGACTCAGAGCCAAGCGATGTACCAGGATCGCTTTGGAAAACTCCAGGAACACCTGAGGCAGCTCGCCTTGCTCTTCCGCAAGCTTCGTCTCCTCTACGAACGCTGTGTGGAGATGACTGCTGACCTGCAGGAGGGGCCGGCAGAG CTTGTGCCCTATGTTGGAGAAGAGCTGGTCAACGTCAGAGTGGAGCCTTGTAGTCCTGCCGTCCACCAGGAGAGGAAAGAAGTCCTTGAG AAAGTACGTCAGAAGAACCAGGAGATGAAGGTTATCATGGATCAGATGAGGAACCTGCTGTGGGACGTGAACGCCATGTTGACCCTAAGGAAATAG